A single window of Arcobacter venerupis DNA harbors:
- a CDS encoding metallophosphoesterase family protein translates to MKILHFSDTHLGFNDLDIINYENINQREADFYDAFSQIVEQIKTIKPDYIIHTGDLFHRSSPSNRAITFALEKFKEIESLDIPFILIAGNHSTPRTNLSSPILKIFENFKNIYVSYNQEYKKIEFDDVIFHTLPHLNDDSKALTQIELCEANISESKKNIMMMHCSVGAWYLMQEFGEWVYPTNKEYIFSKMDYVALGHWHGFGAVGKYENVYYSGSSERTSLNDKRNSKGFIFATLEENLTIEYKEINIRAIRQKEIDCEDFETSIQNLDVGDCLDAIVEVKLKNLTPLSSIDIQNKQIKDIFPSAMSVSIKREFKKSDSNSDIQNLEAISLEEYFLEHIKEESEDKEYERLKSKVQELFSKYEELSYDTN, encoded by the coding sequence TTGAAAATTCTACACTTTAGCGATACACATCTAGGTTTTAATGACCTAGATATAATAAACTATGAAAACATAAACCAAAGAGAAGCAGATTTTTATGATGCTTTTTCCCAAATTGTTGAACAAATCAAAACAATCAAACCAGATTACATAATCCATACTGGCGATTTATTTCATCGTTCAAGTCCAAGTAATAGAGCAATTACCTTTGCCCTTGAAAAGTTTAAAGAAATAGAGTCTTTGGATATTCCATTTATCTTAATAGCTGGAAATCACTCAACTCCTCGAACTAACCTCAGCTCACCAATTCTAAAGATTTTTGAGAACTTTAAAAATATCTATGTTTCATATAACCAAGAGTATAAAAAAATAGAGTTTGATGATGTAATCTTTCATACTCTACCTCATCTAAATGATGACTCAAAAGCTTTGACTCAAATAGAACTTTGTGAAGCAAATATAAGTGAATCTAAAAAAAATATTATGATGATGCATTGTAGTGTTGGTGCTTGGTATTTGATGCAAGAGTTTGGAGAGTGGGTATATCCAACAAACAAAGAGTATATCTTTTCTAAAATGGATTATGTAGCACTTGGGCATTGGCATGGATTTGGCGCTGTTGGTAAATATGAAAATGTGTATTATAGTGGAAGTAGTGAGAGAACAAGTCTAAATGATAAACGAAACTCAAAGGGTTTTATATTCGCAACTTTAGAAGAGAATTTAACTATAGAGTATAAAGAGATAAACATAAGAGCTATAAGACAAAAAGAGATAGATTGTGAGGATTTTGAAACTTCTATACAAAATCTTGATGTTGGTGATTGCCTAGATGCTATAGTAGAAGTAAAACTAAAAAATCTTACGCCACTAAGTTCCATAGATATACAAAACAAACAAATCAAAGATATATTTCCAAGTGCCATGAGTGTGAGTATAAAAAGAGAGTTTAAAAAAAGTGATTCAAACTCAGATATACAAAACCTAGAAGCCATATCACTAGAAGAGTATTTCCTAGAGCATATAAAAGAAGAGAGTGAAGACAAAGAGTATGAAAGACTAAAATCAAAGGTACAAGAACTATTTTCTAAATATGAGGAGTTAAGTTATGATACTAACTAA